The window CCCTCGCTTTCCTGAATTCACCATTCTTGCATTCTGAAAACAGCTTCGGCTCGATGTCGGAGGAGTCAAATGACCTCATGGTCCGCTCCAGGAATTTCGAATCAGGTTCATGGGGAACCCAGTAGAGGAGCAGCTCTGGATGTTCATTCAATAGATCAAGTATGGGTGGTAGTACGACGTTCTCATCATCAGGCCAGACACTCCCTGCAATGACGCGCAACTGCCTTTCCAGAACGGATTTCGTTCTTTCAACTGACGGCCTATCTGCCATCTCTTTCACCTGATCATACCGGGGATTGCCCAAGACCCTGACGATACTCCTGCTTCGCTTGGCCAGGAGTCTCTTGATGGCTATGTGGTCCCGCTCTGAGACCGTGTAGACCGAATCGAGATTGTTGTAGATGTGTCTGTAGAGATTAGAAATGACAGGCCAGAGTCTCGAACTGCCTCGATTGATTCTCGCTGAAAAGAGCGTTGTTTTGATTCCCAACCTTCTGGCGGCCCAGATAAGATTGGGCCACAAGTCGTACTCCGCAAATATTAATTTGTGAGGTCTGACGAGTTTCAATGACCGCCGGCAAGTCCAATAGAAATCAAGAGGCAGGTAAATCTTGCAGTCAATATTGGGATCAAAGACGTTCTTGTAACCTGAGGGTGAAAAGAAACTGACAACCACGATGCTGTCCGGTTCCACCTCTTTCAGTCCGGCCAGAACCGGGCGTACCTGTTCATACTCTCCGTGAGATGCGGCATGGAACCATAGTACCAGTTGATCGGGATTTCTGCGAGAGAACTGTGCCGTCAGTTTTCGCAGGGAGTTTCTCCGTCCTCGAAATCCCTCCCGGACTTTCTCATTGAAGATCGATACAATAAACCCGGCCACCATCAACAGTGGAAGGAAAGCTAAGTTGTACAGAATCTTCCAGATGACCTTCATTCTAGCCCCCGTTCAAAAGAGATTTGAAGGACGTGAAAACGGCATCGGACCTGATCCCGGTCATGCAGAACCGATCAGTGCGGTAGCAGGGACGACTTCCATTTTTTGAGCAGGGCTGGCACCATGGGTGGGCCGTAACCATCACGGAGTTTCTTCTTCTGACCCGTGCTCCCGTCTCCCTGGATGTGGGACCGTTGATCATCACGACGGGAGTTCCCAGCGCCTCCGCCCCATGAATCAGCCCCGTGTCACTGCCTATTGCCGCTCTGGCACAGGAAAGAATGGCGAGAGACGTTCGAAGATCTGTCACTCCTCTCAGGTTGACAGAATCGGGAACCTGGCTGGCTATGTCATCACAGACGGAATCTGACGAGCCACCGAGCAAAACAATGCCCAGCTTTTCTTCCCGGGCAATAGCTGTCAACACCTCGATGTAACCAGCGACCGGCCAGATTTTTGAGCGCCAGGCGGCACTCGGAATGACGGCGGCAAAGTCTCCACTGATTCCGTACGATTTCAATTGGAGGCGGGCCCGCTCCTTTTCCAGGGAAGAGATGTACAGCCTGGGTCTTAGGTTGGGACGTTCCCCGTTCTCGCCGTTTAAGAGAGCCCAGTAGTCCGAAAGCACGTCGTAGTTTCCACCGAATCGGTTGTGGTGGAGATAGAATAACAGGAATCGATTCAATCTCGGTTTTCTGTACGTAAGCCAGTGACGATTCTTCAGCCACCACCGGATATACTTCGTCCGTAACGAGTTATGAAGATCCAGGCAGAAATCATAGTCAAAATCACTCAATCTCATTGCGAGGCGCCGCAATGAACCTACGGTAGCGCTTCTCTCAACCAGAATGATTCTGGCCAGATGGGGATTGCCTTCAAGGATCGAGCCGTAGTCCCGAAGCGTCAGGAAATGAAATTCATATCCCGGCATCTTACGATGAAGATACTCCACAACCGCCGTCGTGAGAACAATGTCTCCGATGGAGCTGAAGCGAAGGATCAAAAGCCTGTTCCGACCCATACTTTGGTGCTGCCGTTGATGCTCAATCGATTTGACGATGGTGAGGAATCAATCTACCGACCATTCCCACCCCTAGCGAGTTCGCCGGGTGTTGTAATGGGTAAGGTCGGTCAGCGATTTCTTATAGGGAGTATCGGGAAAAGTACCCAGAGCTTCAACTGCCTGTCCTGAGTAATCTTCAATCCGGCTCTGAGCGTAATCAAAACCGCCATGCCGGTCAACAATATCTTTGAGCGTTTCCATGTCGTTGGAGAGCGAACCGTTGAAGAGTATCCGGTTCATCCTTCGACGTTCTGCGGGTGTCAATTCGGAAGATAGTGTATGGATGACCGGGAGCGTGATCATATTCTTTGTCATGTCGAGCTGGGTCTCTTTCCCCATCTCCTCCTCTGAGCCCAAAAAGTCGAATAGATCGTCCTTGATCTGGAATGCCATACCGAAGTTTTCACCGTACGCCTGAAGTGCCCGCTTCTGTGATTCGTCCTTTGACGAGGTGATCACGCCGAGCTCACAGCAGGTGGAAATGAGGGCTGCAGTCTTGTCCCTTATCATCTGGTAGTAGACGTCTTCCGTCATCGATTTACGGAAACTCTCTTCAATTTGCTG is drawn from Candidatus Neomarinimicrobiota bacterium and contains these coding sequences:
- a CDS encoding glycosyltransferase family 9 protein, giving the protein MGRNRLLILRFSSIGDIVLTTAVVEYLHRKMPGYEFHFLTLRDYGSILEGNPHLARIILVERSATVGSLRRLAMRLSDFDYDFCLDLHNSLRTKYIRWWLKNRHWLTYRKPRLNRFLLFYLHHNRFGGNYDVLSDYWALLNGENGERPNLRPRLYISSLEKERARLQLKSYGISGDFAAVIPSAAWRSKIWPVAGYIEVLTAIAREEKLGIVLLGGSSDSVCDDIASQVPDSVNLRGVTDLRTSLAILSCARAAIGSDTGLIHGAEALGTPVVMINGPTSRETGARVRRRNSVMVTAHPWCQPCSKNGSRPCYRTDRFCMTGIRSDAVFTSFKSLLNGG
- a CDS encoding glycosyltransferase N-terminal domain-containing protein is translated as MKVIWKILYNLAFLPLLMVAGFIVSIFNEKVREGFRGRRNSLRKLTAQFSRRNPDQLVLWFHAASHGEYEQVRPVLAGLKEVEPDSIVVVSFFSPSGYKNVFDPNIDCKIYLPLDFYWTCRRSLKLVRPHKLIFAEYDLWPNLIWAARRLGIKTTLFSARINRGSSRLWPVISNLYRHIYNNLDSVYTVSERDHIAIKRLLAKRSRSIVRVLGNPRYDQVKEMADRPSVERTKSVLERQLRVIAGSVWPDDENVVLPPILDLLNEHPELLLYWVPHEPDSKFLERTMRSFDSSDIEPKLFSECKNGEFRKARAVIVDEVGMLAELYWQGRIAYVGGGFSTGIHNVMEPAIARLPTVFGPRFHNSHAAEELLNSGGGFTISSQEEFRSTMDKLIDNHDFFVESSLAATGVIHRNIGSATRVVRGILRD
- a CDS encoding polyprenyl synthetase family protein; protein product: MKKSTELTSIVEPILEDLKIFQKEFEDALKSEVRLINAIGHYLLRLKGKGIRPILTIFSARICGGPTLNSYKAAAIVELLHVASLMHDDVVDGAKIRRDFPTVNRIWKDKTSVIMGDFILSKVLSNLIRIRDFEVLDLISATAEKLSSGEMQQIEESFRKSMTEDVYYQMIRDKTAALISTCCELGVITSSKDESQKRALQAYGENFGMAFQIKDDLFDFLGSEEEMGKETQLDMTKNMITLPVIHTLSSELTPAERRRMNRILFNGSLSNDMETLKDIVDRHGGFDYAQSRIEDYSGQAVEALGTFPDTPYKKSLTDLTHYNTRRTR